The following proteins are encoded in a genomic region of Hippoglossus hippoglossus isolate fHipHip1 chromosome 3, fHipHip1.pri, whole genome shotgun sequence:
- the LOC117753616 gene encoding adhesion G-protein coupled receptor G1-like — translation MDLEDLLEEVDVDDNVNMAYPHLVFHLQKPNGVFNGMTIQASENEASPNSNIPNAIVNVQLPKELDAGPDNTIAFCRLTWPETNMATSGASNQLYNNTMVGLNVRHKNISGLRERVNITMILNIGINETRVPSCVFYDVTTNDYNSSGCLTLWERGQDNITCSCDHLTYFGVLMVSAPLSDKDQEILTYISWIGCTLSLIALVVTVLIFITNRKIREDVSMKIHVNLAVALILLNIHFLPSHTVAAQSSTGLCLYMALFLHYSLLATFSWMALEGFHIYLLIVKVFNIYIKKYMLKLALVGWGIPAIIVSLVVIIDRDAYGRFTLDKSNPNNTAICYITNKIVKVVTTMGVFGLVFIFNMIMFGLTVRRVVSLHHSKECGTSDFDRAKRDIFTLLGVTTLLGLPWGLILFSFGNLTVPGLYLFCILNSLQGVFIFLWFVMSSRKKRKSATVSVTQNTNS, via the exons ATGGATCTGGAAGACCTTCTTGAGGAAGTCGACGTGGATGATAATGTGAACATGGCTTACCCTCATCTGGTGTTTCACCTGCAGAAGCCAAATGGCGTCTTCAATGGCATGACAATTCAAGCCAGCGAGAATGAG GCATCGCCAAACAGCAATATCCCCAACGCCATAGTGAATGTTCAACTGCCCAAAGAGTTGGATGCTGGACCAGACAACACAATTGCATTTTGCCGGCTTACCTGGCCGGAAACAAATATG GCGACATCAGGAGCCTCAAATCAACTGTATAACAACACAATGGTTGGCCTGAATGTGCGTCATAAGAACATTTCAGGACTACGGGAACGTGTCAACATCACCATGATTCTTAATATCGGCATAAAT GAGACCCGAGTCCCAAGTTGTGTGTTTTACGATGTCACAACAAATG ATTATAACAGTAGTGGCTGCCTAACCCTTTGGGAGCGTGGTCAGGATAACATCACCTGCTCCTGCGATCACCTCACATACTTCGGCGTGCTCATG GTGTCTGCTCCCCTTTCAGATAAGGACCAGGAGATCCTGACATACATTAGTTGGATTGGCTGTACTCTTTCTCTCATTGCCCTGGTCGTCACTGTTTTAATCTTCATCACAAACAG AAAGATCAGAGAAGATGTCTCCATGAAGATCCACGTCAACCTGGCCGTTGCGCTGATTTTGCTCAACATACATTTCCTCCCCAGTCACACAGTGGCAGCACAGTCCTCCACCGGGCTGTGCCTGTACATGGCTCTTTTTCTTCATTACTCCCTGCTGGCCACATTCAGCTGGATGGCCTTGGAGGGCTTCCACATCTACCTTCTCATAGTCAAAGTCTTCAATATCTATATCAAGAAATACATGCTCAAACTCGCTCTCGTAGGTTGGG GTATTCCTGCAATCATTGTGTCCCTGGTGGTCATCATAGACAGAGACGCATATGGTCGCTTTACTTTGGACAAATCTAACCCCAACAACACTGCAAT ATGCTATATAACCAACAAAATAGTAAAGGTGGTGACTACAATGGGAGTATTTGGCTTGGTGTTCATCTTTAACATGATCATGTTTGGGTTGACAGTCAGACGCGTTGTGAGTCTCCACCATAGTAAAGAG TGTGGGACGAGTGACTTTGACAGAGCCAAGCGAGACATCTTTACCCTGCTGGGTGTCACCACTCTGCTCGGCCTCCCCTGGGGCCTGATCTTATTCTCGTTTGGCAACCTGACGGTTCCTGGCCTCTACCTCTTCTGCATCCTGAACTCACTGCAAG GTGTCTTCATCTTCCTGTGGTTTGTGATGTCTtcgagaaagaagagaaagtcaGCGACTGTGAGCGTAACACAAAATACCAATAGCTAA
- the LOC117753635 gene encoding adhesion G-protein coupled receptor G2, with amino-acid sequence MVLRIELLGGRRLYNLPLPIKMTFRVATDTNDTLLCHSLDEHDWLWKTDGCQTYSNQSDIICSCNHATAFAVLLTRSKLAEVHWKILSYISYIGCGLSAFFTALSILWYVFSRNHKMDFSISIHVSLSGALFLLNTTFLLTEWGATVELDWVCVFVAAFMHYSLLCCFTWMAIEALHLYLMLIKVFNTHYKHYLVKLSLVGWGIPGVIVAVSVAVKDVKQFYGATQMSMADTNQTNAICWITDDSFFYSLNLVYFTLIFIFNSGILITVASRICKMQQRLSSSSKLGTKTGGNAGRDPDNCKSGFTVMGLTCLLGTTWGLAFLGSGYVNYPILYLFCILNSTQGFFIFLWICLSAKKQRKQEMEDKMTTVNTSGIKSD; translated from the exons ATGGTTCTCAGGATTGAACTACTGGGTGGACGACGCTTATACAATCTGCCTCTGCCAATCAAGATGACTTTCAGAGTTGCTACAGACACA aaTGACACCTTACTGTGTCACTCTTTGGATGAACACG ATTGGCTGTGGAAAACAGATGGATGTCAGACTTACAGCAACCAAAGTGACATTATTTGCAGCTGCAACCATGCAACAGCCTTTGCCGTCCTACTG ACAAGATCGAAACTTGCAGAGGTCCACTGGAAAATTCTCTCATACATCAGTTACATAGGCTGCGGCCTGTCTGCCTTCTTCACTGCTTTGTCCATCCTGTGGTATGTCTTTAGTAG AAACCACAAAATGGATTTTTCCATTTCTATTCATGTATCTCTGAGCGGGGCCTTATTTCTGCTCAATACAACCTTCCTGCTGACTGAGTGGGGGGCCACGGTGGAGCTAGACTGGGTGTGCGTGTTTGTTGCAGCTTTCATGCATTACTCCTTGCTCTGCTGTTTCACCTGGATGGCTATCGAGGCACTTCACCTCTATCTCATGCTAATAAAGGTGTTTAACACCCACTACAAACACTACCTGGTCAAGCTGTCCCTAGTTGGATGGG GGATCCCTGGTGTAATTGTGGCAGTCTCTGTGGCAGTGAAGGACGTCAAACAGTTTTATGGAGCTACACAAATGAGCATGGCCGATACAAACCAAACTAATGCCAT CTGCTGGATCACAGATGACTCCTTCTTCTATTCCTTGAATCTGGTGTATTTCACCCTCATATTCATCTTCAATTCTGGCATACTGATAACAGTGGCCTCAAGGATCTGTAAGATGCAGCAAAGGTTGAGCAGCAGCTCGAAGCTTGGAACAAAGACTGGGGGAAATGCAGGGAGAGACCCAGATAACTGCAAGAGTGGCTTCACTGTGATGGGTCTCACCTGCCTGCTGGGGACCACCTGGGGCCTGGCCTTTCTGGGCTCAGGATACGTCAACTACCCCATCCTCTACCTTTTCTGCATCCTGAACTCCACACAAG gtttctttatctttttatggATCTGTCTGTCAGCcaagaagcagaggaagcaaGAAATGGAGGACAAGATGACTACTGTCAACACCTCAGGAATCAAATCGGATTAG